A window of Podarcis muralis chromosome 10, rPodMur119.hap1.1, whole genome shotgun sequence genomic DNA:
TGTTCTGGAAGAGGGATGAATGGGTGTCTGGAAGACTAAATCCCCCACCACATCTTGTTACACTTCCCACTTCTCCAGACTAACTGGAGCTTTTTTTTGGAGTGATTCTGTCACTTCAGAATGACCTTCACAATGTAAGGCTCACAGAGGCATTATGCCATTTGGATCCATGGGGAAATATATTATTACTCtctgaatttgggggggggggaggtaggggGAGATTACATAGCTTATCTGGACCCTATGAGCATGAGAAAAAACGAAGCCTTCAGCCTTGCAGTGTGATATTCCTTTAAGGACATTGTGTAACTGTAACTTGAGAAACTCAGGGGAGCTGATAGCTGTTGTAGTGTGCAAGCTGAGAGGCTCTAACACACGTTGTTGGGGATCTGTCAACAATTCAAGCTGACATGAATGCGCCTCTGCTTTCATACTTAGTCACCTCCCTGGAGAAAGCACATGTGCGCTTATTACTTTGGGAACAGGAACAGCAACAAATATATGGCCCAAAGTCACCAACAGCTACAGCAAAAGCGGCACTGAGGCTTTTCCTTGAACATCTGCCGTTTCCCCTTAAATGCTTAAAAAGAGATAGGAACTGCTACTACCAGGCAGTTGAGGACGCCTCAAATTCTCTTATAAGCTCTCTCAAAAAGAGGTTCACGTGGGTAAGTGTAAAGTGGCTAAATACatgtaaaaaggaaaaacaatcACCGGGTGCATTTCTTCTTGATGTAATTGGGGTGGTTTTTTGTgtatctctctctcccagtttgTGAATAATTATTAACACTTGATTTTAGTGGCTTTGACAGGTGGGTATTACTTTCATAACATGATATGTTTATGGGGCAACAGGGATAAATCACAAGTCTAGACtagaaatagggttgccatacatcctgaATTTCCCAGTAAATAGTGTCAACAACTTTGAGTTTCATTTCCCCCCGAAAAACTCAACCAGGGTTGTGACTGGTCTGATCAAAAGATCCCCCATAACATGGAAAAGCAGCTACATGGCAACAGTTCAATATCCAGTCTGTAAAAGGTCCTGTGGTATGGGCTGCTCAAAGATCATTTAATAACAGTCTCTTGACTTACAGGGAAGAGGACTATGGGCACAGTCAGGGTCACAGCCACAAGTACAGCGAGGCGAACCATCAAAAGAAGGGTGTCGAAAGTGTACACTTTGGTGTAGGTATGAAGAAGCTCATCTTCCACTTCGCCTGCAAAAAGGAAATGAAGAAAGTCAGCTTTCTCAGGCAGTCTCATGTCCACTCAGGGCCAGAGACATATATGGACACACGTGATTGCAATTTGAGAAGTTATAATTGATATAATGGATATTTCTATTATGCTATGTTGttaacttttgtttgttttgctgttgttttgtttaaaggaaatcaataaaaagaaattaaagaaaaaagaaaaagagaagttatAATTGACACACCAGACAATTATTTAGCTTTGGGAGGCCCAGATCAGAAATACACTTAACCATGTTAAACACTAGCAGTTGTTTTTGTTGCCTAACTTGCTCTAAAGCTGCAGGGCAAGCCACTGTCCTATGTGTTGTACTGGAGGGGCGGGCTGACCCCGCTCCCTGGTGGCCCATGCCCACTCATGATTCGCTGAttaggcaaaagtgggtggagtcagaggcTTCCTTTGCTGCCTGGGAAACAGTCCCTGGGATTTCCAGTGTTGGATCTCAGCTCATGGTGCCCATCTCAATTACTGAGAGAGTTTTGACTCACCATAGAAAGTCAGGTAGCCAAACAGAGCAGCAAGGAGGTACATGGCGAGCATCCCAGTGATGGAGACATTGGCAACGCTTTGCATACGTTTTCGTGATCGGCTGAATGGGAAAAtggaaaaaattaaattaaaaatacacGTAATGAATGAAGAAGCCATTACTTTCTTGAAAAGACTAACCAGCTCAAGTATTTGTGTATACAGCAATTCCCTTTATAGCAATTCCTCTTATTGAAGGAGTGGGGAAATgtgggactccatctcccatcagctccagccagcatggccaaaggtcaggatgatgggagttgtagtccacacacCAacgaccaccaccaccaaatgtcTTAGTGACATGACTGGGGGAAACTGAGCCCCTGGCAGAATTAATTTGGCCCTTGGGCCaggggttctccatccctgaactaaaggatataaaaatataaagataatagcaaaagcaataaatataTGAGGAAAATTAATAGGGGAAAATAATTCATTAGTAGGAAAtcaattaattatatttttaactATAAttagaaaaggaggggggaaggttTCAATAATGAGCCTATTTTAAGTAGAGTATATTGATGAGAAGCAATCTTACTTTTTCAGTTCACTGTAGATGGGTAGCACTTCAGGGTGGCACACAAACGCAAAGGCCAAGATCGGTATTGTATAGGCAgtctaaaacaaaaaacaagcatcCCTGGTTAGTTTTTTCCACATCTCACTGGGCCAGTTTACTGAGCAAAGTATACTGCAGCTGTTCCAGGTAAAGGTCTagacaagatggaagccctgagTAGGGGGACCGAATGAAGGAACGCTATACAATGGCTTATCAAAAGGATATCTTGTGTATAAATTTGGGGAATCATAAACGCAGCAAAGAGATGGCATAGCCACTGGCCACCACCATCCCCTGTGTACTGCTGACTCgagggtagccaatgttgcaccctctagatgttgctggacatccCATCAGTCTTAACCAGCAGGTCCCAATCagtatttattaaaaggagacaaATAATATCAATCTAGATAGACACCCAGTGGGTCTTTGGTCTTCAAGAGGAGCCCAGTAAATGGTTCACACTGGCATAATGACTGGGGCAATCTGCAACTCCCAGAATGACTCTGTGCAATAAAATTCTGAGCTTCCTGTCAGTCAAGGGAcaatggcaggcaggcagttCTATGGGAAGCAAAATCATAATAGagccttaggtaaagggacccctgaccattaggtccagttgtagacgactctggggttgcggcgctcatctcgctttactggccgagggagccggcgtacagcttccagcgtacagactaaatcacttctggcgaaccagatcagtgcacggaaatgccgtttaccttcccgccagagtggtacctatttatctacttgcactttgacgtgctttcgaactgctaggttggcaggagcagggaccgagcaatgggagctcaccctgtcgtggggattcaaaccaccgaccttctgatcggcaagcccaagcctctgtggtttagaccacagcaccacctgtgtcccatagaGCCTTACCCGTGAGTTAAACACAAAATATTTGGGGGTACACTTCTCATCGTCCTCTCCATGGGCTTCATATTCTACTCCACTCTGGTGCATCTTATCTTTGGCTTCTTCAAAACTGGAATACTGCTTGTAGGTGCTGTCCAACATAAAGTTTACTTCGGAATTGGCAGAATCGTTGGGTAGCATCACAACATGCAATGGAGCTGTGGTGCTGTTGTAGGACCAATTGCCAGCACCACTGCCCAAGACTGGGAGAGGGCACGGTATTTGGGACTTCTTGTAGATGACCTAAAGTAAGAttacaaatatgcatatatatcAAGAGACTGAATATGGCAAATAATAAGTTGAAACGTTGAATGGCTTTGCAAGACATCAGTATTGTTCTCTAACAAAGTTATATCTAATTAGGTGATGTTTCTGTTTTCCTGCTTGTGCTGTCTGTGATTAATTCCCTGCAGTCACTAAAGTGGGGATCAATCCATGGCACAACAGAACTGTCAGGAGGGATTGGGAAAAGAAACCACAGAGCTCGGGTCCCAGAGAAGCATTCCAAAGGTCTGCTCTGCACACCAAAAAGCATAGAGCATTCTGAAGGGCCACTCTAGTCCCCACACTCTGTGCCATGCGCACCAAAATCCCCAGGGGATATTTTTTTGttctccagcagcagcaacaaaaaattaTGGGGAGCTTTAGGGATTTCActtgaagtgggggtgggggtgggccttGCAGGTCGACAGCCTCCATTCTGTAGCAAAGCTTATTCATCTTGTTCATGGGCATATATTTTGCATATATTACAGTGCCCTGGTGTCCTTTTGATTAGCAGATGTCTACAATACTTATCCTGCTTACTCCACAGAAACTCAACTGAGATTGAGATGAAAACATTCTGAAGCACACAGCTGTCCAATTTTCacaagaaagggtttttttggttGCTGTTTCCTAAAGGGCTGTGCATcataaagaagtgtgtgtgtgtgtgatgatgaaAGCAGACAGGTAAATGGAAGAGGAAATTGATTTGGATTTGAATGGTTCCTATTCTTATTTGGTCTACTGCCTGGGATGCCTTAACAGGTCTGCTTTGCAGCTTGGAAGCATGGTTAATCCCAGGAGCTGCTTGACCAGCAAGGCAGAGCTGCAGCGATAGCATTCCAGCATCATCATCACTGCCATTCACAAGGGGTGAGGTCATTGCAGTTTGGCACACTGGCTGCAATCCAGTGCTGACACCAGTGTGCTATGCAGCACTCAACTTGCTGTCACCTCGACCCTTACTCTCACCCCAAGTAAGCTACCACTAACTACACTGCTGAGGTGAGACTACTGTTGCAGCTCTGCCTCTCGTGGTTGAGTTAGTCTGCTCTGCTTCTTCTCTAAACTCATTCACAACCAGGCCAGGCCACGCCGTGATCTTGTCTTGTTTTTATCACTCTGGGCTACTCAGCACCCACAGGCTCAAACTTCTGTTGCAACAGTTATGGTGTAGACTTAGTCTTGTTTTTTTTGTTCTGAGGTCCCAGATCTCCTGCCTCTTCCCCTTCTTTgaaactttttttgtgtgtgaaaaaacTTTGTTTACAGCTGAGACCCCAGTTATCTTCAATTTGCTCAGAATCCTAAAGCTGCATCTATACATTTCAATCAGCATGTGTAACAAATTTGCCCCAATTTGCCCCTGTTCCCTGAATGTGGTATGTCTCTAACAGCACCCCTGGCTGGAGCCACAGTCCACACTGTTACCACTCACACATATattacacatgcacacattgtTCTGCATATGTTGCTACACCATTTCCTATAATTACTTACCACACTTACGAAGAATACCATGCAGGTAAGTGAAAATCCACTTGTATAACCGAGATACcctacaaaaacaacaaagtgAACACACAGTTAAACCACAGGTGAAATTAGACGACCAACTCTAAGAGTTTGATAGAGGTAAGTCATTATAGACGTATTTTAATAGGGTAGTTGATTGGTTTACCTAAATTCTTCAGAAGTGAAAGTGGAAGAATCACACCAATGCTCACAAATATCACAAGGTAGTTCCCATTTAGATACCATTCCCTAGAATGAGAAGACAGAATACCCATGTATCAATCAAATCTGTTGAGGTTATAAGGAGACTTCGCTGaattaaagaaatgtaaccaaGCCCATACCCAGAATTCTCTTCAAGCCCTAGAAATGCTCTGAGTACTTCTGGAAGTTCGTACTTAATAATGAAGAGGTAGCTTGACATTGCTGAAACGAGAAAGGATGAATAGAGTATGATGACAAGGTCTGAAAAAAGGTATCCAAAACATTCAGATCATTAAATTTTCAGTTAAACAGAAATGCTGTTCATGTCAGCTTACATGGGGAAATCATTCATTCAGAAAATTATGATTTTTAAACTGGAACATCCTCCCTTgcttctgaagtctctcatcaTCATTGTAATAGTGGTGCTGGGATTACTCGCCTGTTTCAATGGCCCTTGCATTACTATATGTGACAACCAGAACCCCAAATGCTTTCTTACCCTTTGATCAGAACAGTTACAGCTCATTTTGACGTTGTTCCTCTCTGTCATTAAGGATGATTTCGTATGGCTTGGTTCAGACCTAACAATCAATCACAGCCTGCATGGGCTGTCACATTCCTCCCTTCCATGCTTGGGCAAAAGGAGGAGTCTGAAAACTTCTTCATTTGCTTTTGAATAAACCAAACCTTCCCATCGCACTCAAAAACAGAGCACTGTATTTCATTCTACTTGTTGCTTTGTTAGGATAAAACCACAGTGCCTTGTTTCTTAACACTGAAGCATCCACAACTACTCTGAACTCAGCTCTTCCAAAGGATATTGTTGGTTGACTCTGACAGCGGCAGAGTAGAGCTCCACCCAGGGCAGGCATGTGGGGGACCCCCACAAGGGGACTGGGCACAAAAGGAGCCCACTCCACCCCCGGGTCAAGCCTGACTTGGGAGTAGAGCTGCCGGTGGCAGCGTGCCGCAGCACAGATGAGGAGAATGAACAGCAGTGTTGTGGCGACTCTCCTTTCTCTGCTGTGGCTGGTGATGCTGGACTGATTCAGGCTCCGATGATGGAGCCTGCTGTGGGGGTGCCTggtgccccctcaaaaaaaatgtgCCTCCCCCCAGCCCCCCGCACTATGCCACCGGGCTCTGATTCCCTGAGAAAACTGAAGTACATTTTGTGCTGTTATGATACCTTGCGTTACGAATTTAACTCGTACTGGAGGTccgagttcttaacctgaaactgttcttaacctgaggtaccactttagctaatggggcctcccactgccgcagcACCGCcattgtgcgatttctgttcttatcctgaagcaaagttcttaacctgaggtaatatatgtgggttagcggagtctgtaacctgaagtgtctgtaacctgaagcttctgtaacctgaggtaccactatacaatgATAAGCTAGCAACGCACAGCACATAAAGTACTTCCCATTATATTTTGGGTTCCTGTAATTTCATTTCACTGCTCTGCTTGTGCTTTAAGTATTATACAGGATTAATGAGGTTAGAACCAGGCCAAAGGCAAGAGTCACACCCACTTTGGCCTTGGGCTCCATTGCCACTGGCATTTGGAAAGTTCACTATGAAGAAATGAGGCCCTTTGGAGAAAAAAGGTTCCCCGGCCCAATGTAAGCTATAAAGTATCGAAATTAGGAAGCATACAACCTTGGCTGCCAAATATAACAGAGGAAAGGGTCCTACATTGTATATTGCATTTAGGCTTTTAAGTAGATCATGAATGCCATGCACTGGCCTCTCTCTATGGGACATTAACATGAGTGTAACAATAGCTTTCAGAAATGTCATTGTATGGTAATTACTGTATTGGGCACCATAATTAAGAGTTTATTTCTATGGTGCAGCATTCAGGGCTGCTGTGGCACCAACAGCAgacatcccccctccccatttctttaTTATAAGAAAATTACTGTCATTTTAAACCCTCTCATTAAAAAGACATTTCCCACTCACCTCCAATGTTCTGCATCGTAAGTGAAACAAAAGCACTCATTTTTCCAGGCCACCCAAATGCCTTTTCACCTAATTTTTCATATATTAGTGAACCTAGGAGCAACAGGAAAGAAAATGTGTTACTTCAAATATCTTTTCATTGATTGGGTTTTGCACAACCCTCTGAAGGAAGGAAATTCAGAGGGTAACCATGCATAATAGGGGggctaaggcagtgtttcccaaccttttttgggcaaaggcacacttgtttcatgaaaaaaatctcgaggcacaccaccatgccagatggggaaaggtcactttttacttatgtaaaaaaaaaaaaaaa
This region includes:
- the SLC38A4 gene encoding sodium-coupled neutral amino acid transporter 4, coding for MDRMELRKVNTDLDEESNSGDSTEDTYTDMGDPEKATISSHFVGDDAESQKFLTNGFLGKKKLENYSDEYNPGDISFGMSSFNLSNAIMGSGILGLSYAMANTGIILFVILLLSVAIMSLYSVHLLLKTSKEGGSLIYEKLGEKAFGWPGKMSAFVSLTMQNIGAMSSYLFIIKYELPEVLRAFLGLEENSGEWYLNGNYLVIFVSIGVILPLSLLKNLGYLGYTSGFSLTCMVFFVSVVIYKKSQIPCPLPVLGSGAGNWSYNSTTAPLHVVMLPNDSANSEVNFMLDSTYKQYSSFEEAKDKMHQSGVEYEAHGEDDEKCTPKYFVFNSRTAYTIPILAFAFVCHPEVLPIYSELKNRSRKRMQSVANVSITGMLAMYLLAALFGYLTFYGEVEDELLHTYTKVYTFDTLLLMVRLAVLVAVTLTVPIVLFPIRTSVTALLFPGRPFSWIRHFLIAAAILAFNNVLVIFVPSIRDIFGFIGASAATMLIFILPAAFYLRIVKKEPFRSPQKIGALVFLIVGVIFMIGSMTLIVLDWIYNSPGSKQH